The Candidatus Baltobacteraceae bacterium DNA window AATTGCTGTACGATCTTAATGAACGTCGGCATCAGCTGGGGATATTTACCGGCGCAGGCGGGTTGCGCGTAGCACTGATTAAAGACCGCGGTAATTCCCTCGTGAAGGCTACTCCACGTCCAGGGAAGGCTGACGATATTTGGCGGAACGACCGAATCGATAACGGCGTTTCTGATGCCGGCCGGATGATCGCGCAGTAAGGATAGCGCCAAATCTGTTCCGTACGAGTATCCGTAAACGTTCCATTCACGGATGCCGAGGACTTTTCGAAGGTCGACGACATCCTGTTCGTTTTCCGTCGTGTTGTACTGGCTAAGATCGACACCTTGATTGACCAGGCGCCGATGGCACGCCGCCGTCGCGTTCGCTTGCGCGCGCCCCGTCGACGGCGCGTCGTACACGAGGCTGATTTGGTGCGCGTAGAATCGGTCGAGCTCGGGGCAGTTCAAATCGGGGTCATCGTACAGCGTTCCACGCTGATCGATCACGATCGTGTCGCGATTACTGTTAATGCCGGCATGCACTAAGAAAGGAATGTCGAGAATCGCTGCTTCGCCGGGGCCGCCGGCCAAGAATAGAATCGAATCCGGTTTGGCGTGCTTCGAGCGCGCGCGAACGATCGCGACTGCTATGCGGATGACCCGGCCGTTGCGAACGGAACGATTTTCCGGCACGACCAAGAATCCGCAGCGCGCATTCTGCAGCTCGGGAATAGGCTCGGGAGTCGTCGGACATGCTGCCGCTTCGAACCGAGGCGTCGCACTTGCGCCAGACGTGCGGGGAACCGAGGATTGTCCGGAGCACGCCACAATCGCAAACGCAGCCAAAACGACGGCGTGTGAGAAGCGGTTACTTATATTACCGGCTCGACCCCCGCGCTTCTCCAGAATATCCAGGAGCTTTTCTTGACGGATTGCTTCATCTTCGGTCAATTCCGCACCCACTCGCACTACCGTTTCACGCTTGTCTGCATCATCATTATTCAGGAACGAATGAACTCCAAAGTAATGCCAAGCCACGCATCGACAAACTCAGGACTTGGCT harbors:
- a CDS encoding alpha/beta hydrolase; the encoded protein is MGAELTEDEAIRQEKLLDILEKRGGRAGNISNRFSHAVVLAAFAIVACSGQSSVPRTSGASATPRFEAAACPTTPEPIPELQNARCGFLVVPENRSVRNGRVIRIAVAIVRARSKHAKPDSILFLAGGPGEAAILDIPFLVHAGINSNRDTIVIDQRGTLYDDPDLNCPELDRFYAHQISLVYDAPSTGRAQANATAACHRRLVNQGVDLSQYNTTENEQDVVDLRKVLGIREWNVYGYSYGTDLALSLLRDHPAGIRNAVIDSVVPPNIVSLPWTWSSLHEGITAVFNQCYAQPACAGKYPQLMPTFIKIVQQLEAHPIVARVVPAHGGPAVKVILDGGTIVNMLVANKPKATDLPAALYRLANGDPKTFLEIRAAGAGVAEVPEQALGMTNSFICREWEPYGSPADILQAGRREFPTLPDSVLINAPQLPFLHRLCQVWSVPEGPASQRVRVRSTIPTLVVSGAIDAKTGAKWGRYAADTLPNSTYVVIQGVGHWVIAQSPCAQRIFQSFLSHPRSVDTACAAHEAGVNAR